The following nucleotide sequence is from uncultured Ilyobacter sp..
CTACACACATGACACTATCAGCTCCGCCCCAGTAGATCTTCAGTGTTCCATCCCCTTCGTCCACTGCTCCACAGGTAAAGACTACATTGGGCACATAGCCCGTTACTTCCCAAGGATCTTCCGGTTGAAGGATCCACTCATCTGAAACTCCCAGTATAATAGAGGGATCCTCCAAATCATGAAGAGCTACCCCCAGTCTATAAACAGATCCTGCCATGGTCTTAAATACTCCATGGTAGATATTTAGCCATCCTTTTTCAGTTTTTATAGGAGTGGCTCCAGGCCCTATCTTCATCTCATCCCAATGATAGTTATTGGGATACATTATTAATTTAGATCTTCCCCAATGAATCAAATCCGGTGAATATGATATCCAAATCGACCATTTGGATATCTCCGAATGGGGTCTATCTAACCTCACGTACTGTCCATCTATTTTTTCTGGGAATATAACTACATTTCTTTGATCTGCCTGAGTAATAAGAGCGACTCTTTCTACATCTATGAAATCATGAGTTTTCGCCAGAGCTATCCTAACCCCATATTTGGAATAACAACTATAAGTTAAAAGATACTCACCATCGATTTCACTGATTCGAAGATCTTCTACACCGTATTCCTCATACTGAGAAAATATCGATTCCTTGTCCTCGCAAGGTGTTAAAAAAGGTTTCGGTTCCACTTTAAAATCATAACCATCATCACTTTTAGCCATTCCAATAACCGATCTTCCATTTAGCAGGTGGGAACGAAACAACATAATATATTTATCCTTATATTTAATAACTCCTGCATTATGAACTGTAGCTACAGGATATGGCACATCATCTTTAGTTAATATGGGATTTTTTTTATATCGTACTACTACTTTTCTCTTCATCTATTACCTGCTTTTCTTCGTTCTTCAAGGATCTTTTCATATACCTTTATATAGTCATCCACCATTCTGTTGACTGAAAATTTCTCCTCTACAATCTCTCTGCATCTTTTCCTGTCAATACTTGAGAGTTTCTCCAGGGCTCTCAGAGCTCCTTCCACGTCATTCACAAGAAACCCATTGATTTCATCCTCTATAAGTTCAGGCATACTACCTTTGTTATAGGCTACTACAGGTGTCCCGCAAGCCATCGCTTCAACAACGGATAATCCAAAGGGTTCCTCAAAGTCTATAGGATGTAGAAGAGCCTGTGCTCCACCTAGCAGCTTATCCCTATCCTCAGGACCGACACTTCCTATATAGGTAATATCTCCATTCAGATGGGGCTCTATTTCACTTTTGAAATATCCTTCATCTTGAATAATTCCTGCCATTATGAGCTTTTTATTGGATCTTTTAGCAATTTCGATAGCTTCTTTAGGACCTTTATCTTTGTGTAATCTTCCAAAAAACAAAAGGTAATTTTCCGGGTGATCTCTATATGTAAACTGAGTTAGATCTATTCCATGATACACATTATCGATGTAGTTCAGATTACTACTCCGATCTGAATTGCTTATTGAAACATAGTAGGTATTCTCATTATATTTTTCATATACAGGGAGTATCTTTTCAGAAGAAAATCCATGTATCGTGGTAAGTACTGGCGTATCCACTAACCCGCTATACGTCAGTGGAAGAAAATCAAAGTTGTTATGTATAATATCAAATTCATCGGCACTCTGAAACACTTTAGCTATATGCAGACCTTCCCAAACTTTAGGATCTATATTTTTATCCTCTTCATACCCAACTTGACACACCGATCTCAGTTTCCCTTCTGTTATAGATTCACCCGTTGCAAATAGCGTTACATCCACTCCTCTTTTTACTAATCCCTCACAGAGTAAGGAAACAATAGTTTCCCAAGGACCGTAATGCCTAGGAGGGGTTCTCCAGGCTATGGGGGAAAGTAAAGCCACCTTCAATGGATTTTTTTCCTGAACTTCATTATTTCTTTTATTTTTATTCACCTTAAATCACCCCTACAAACTTATTATATTAACACCTTAAACTTCCTTTACACTAGTTTATAAATATTCAGGAGGACTGTCTGGATTATGTTTACTCATAACAAAGATCATTTTAAAAATTCATCCTAGCTCCACCAGCATAACGATTTCAAAATGCAATATTTTGACCATATTGTCTACAATTTCTAGCATATTTGAGACTTTTTTCTTCATATTTATTTTTTTAAAAAAAATATAATTCAGTATCTGCCACCCAAAATTGGTATTACGTCAAGTTTTTGGACAATTATTTTTCCTTTTTTGTGCTGCTTCCAAGTATTCTCTAGGAGATTTCCAGTCAAGTCTTTTCTGGATTTTCTTATTGTTGTACCAATTCTCTATATACTCAATAATATCAGTCATTACCTTTTAAAAATTTTCATATATCTTATGGTGAATAAGCTCCTTTTTTAATACTCTATACAGGCATTATCATATGGATTTCCTTTTCTTGAGTATGATAAGCTTATTTCTTTAGCTTTTACTGCCTCTTAAATGCTTTAGAGGTATACTGCCCCCCACCTCTCTATATATACGGTAGCGCGCTTAATATCTTTTCTCTTTATTTTATTAGGATTACCTGGGCTTATCCATAACCCAGTGTCTAACTGTTGGTTCTGCTATACCATATTCTATTGCTAAGTCTGGTATTACGTCAAGTTTTTGGACAATTATTTCTCCTTTTTTATGCTGCTTCTAAGTACTCTCTAGGGGACTTCCGGTCTAACTTCTTCGGGATTCTCCTATCATTGCACCAATTCTCTATATACTCAATAATATCAACTATTACCTCTTCAAAACTCTCATATATTTTATGGTGAATAAGCTCCTTATTCTATTGTTAAGTCTTTGATTTCCTTACCTTTTCCCCTATTGAAAAGTCTAACCATCGTTTCTTTGATTTCATTACTGTGCTTTTCTACTACCGTGTAGACCTCTAGTTCTCAACAATTTGGACTCCAAATCCAATTCCACTGCACAATATGTGACGTAATGATTTTAGGAGCGTCTATGGTGATATGGTCTTTTATAAAAAAGAATAATATATGGTTTTTTGCTCCAGAAAAAAAGGATTATTTAGCTGTTAGTGCTATGGGGACATCATACACCGCATACAGTGAAATCTTAAACGTAGTTCTAAGGGAATCTTGGTCATATGCCCCTTATTCCTTGTATTCATATTGGAATCATTCCGATTATTCAATGGATTATCCTTACAATGCTTACAATTTATATATGTCCCCTCCTATTCAGATTATGTTTTCCACAGAATTCATTCATTCCGTTCATATGTTCATATGTTCATAACGCGTTATATCAGAAACTTGTTTGCTAAACTTTATTGATTCAGTTCTTATCTTTGCGTGAATAGCGGCAATTTCACCCTTAGTTTTTTAGTTTATTATTCTTTAAGCTTCTAAATTTTTGGTTTGGTTCTCTAAAATATATATTTTTCTGCTATTATAAGCTTCCTTTTCTAGAACACTTAACTTTCATTTTGTTCGGGAGTTAAGTTTTGATTAATTCTAGCCTCATGTCTCCTTGAATCATACATGTGACTGTAGTTATTGTAAGCTCTAGCAAAAACTGCAACTAATAATTTTTTCATAATTACCACTATCCTTGATGTGTAATCGGTAGAATATAATTATGACAATCGCCAGTTTTGTTTTCAAACTGTTAAAATCCAATTAATACAAGGATTTCCTCTTATTTTATTGAATAGAATAAACAGGTAAGAAACAAATTTTGAATAGTAGGAGGTAAGGTCATGAAAAAAATCATAATAGAAGGTATGATGTGTGGGCACTGTGAAAATACTATAGAAAAAAAACTTAAATCTATTGAAGGTATAGGATCTGTAGAAGTTTCACTTGATGAAAAGTCTGCTTTTATATCTGGAGAGATTGAAGAAGATTTGATAAAAAAAGCTATCGAAGAAGAAGGTTACAAAGTTCTATCAATAGAAATTGTAGAAGCTCATTTAAAAGAAGAAAAGGAAAAAAAGGGATTTTTTAGCAAATTAATAGGGAAGATTGAAAAATCTAATGAAAAAGAATTTGGAAAAGGTAGTATTGACTGCTGCGACCTTTCAAAACAAGAAAAAGAAGATGAAGAAAAAAAACATTAACTTATTTTTAATTCTCCTTTTTCTAAGAAATAAGTTCAGCATCTTCGAAAGATCCTCAAAGAACGATAATATATTTTTGCTTATAAAAAATAAAAGCTGTTGGAATTACCCAAATTTAATCTAAATTTAATATAGCCTTCCTAGTCATTATAAATATTGACTCGGGAGGTTTTTTTAGTTGTTTTATTTGAAAGGTCATATTAATGACCAAAGTAGCAGCTCAGGTTAATTATTCATGAAAGGACTTTTAAACTTTTAATTGAATAATAAGTGAAACAGAGGAAGATTTTTTATTGTAGGGAGGAGAATTTAATGAAAAAAATTTGGGCTATACTTTTATACATTTTAATTTTTAATTTTAGTTTTTCTAAAGTAGTGGAATATGAAGTCGACATAGCTTATACAGAAGTAAATTTTACTGGGAATCCTATAAAGGCTATGACATTAAATGGAGGCATCCCGGGACCAACTCTTGAATTTACAGAGGGAGACATTCTCAGAGTAACATTTAACAATCATATGGATGTGGAGACCTCTATACACTGGCACGGTCTGCTGGTTCCAAATGATCAAGACGGAGTTCCTTACCTAAATACCCCTCCCATACTTCCAGGGACTTCATTCACCTATGAAATTCCCTTGATACAATCAGGAACCTATTGGTATCACTCTCATACGGGACTGCAGGAGCAACGAGGAGTGTACGGGGGGATCGTAATACATCCAAAAGAGAAAAAAGAATCCATGACAGAGTATGTTGTGGTTCTTTCAGACTGGACTGATGAATCTCCAGAACAGGTTCTGATAAACTTAAAAAAAGACGGAGACTATTATGCTCTAAAGAAGGGAAGAGTTCAGTCCTGGGAACAAGTAATAAAAAATAGAGCGGTAAAAGAACGGCTAATGGGTTCTCTTATGAGAATGGGACCCATGGATCTTTCAGATGTGGGATATGATGCCTTTTTCATAAATGGTCAAAAAAATATATATTTACAGAATATCGCTAAAGGAACACCTGTAAAATTGAGGGTCATAAATGCCGCAGCATCTACTTACTTTAATCTTTCCTATTCTAAGGGGGATATGAAAATAGTGGCTGCAGACGGTCTTGATGTGGTACCAGTTGATAAGTCTAAGCTTCTTATAGGGGTTGCTGAAACATATGATATAGTTGTGGACGCAGGAGGATCACTTACAGCTTCTGCTCAGGACGGGACAGGATATGCCATGCTTCATACAGGAAACATGAATATGATGCCTACGGATGCCATGGAAATGGAAGAATCTGATATGCAATCTATGAACTCTATGAATTCTATGGAGTCTGCTCATTACGACTTCCTGAGATCAGAAAAATCTACAGAATACAGCAGTGGTCTTGATGAAAGAGTTGTGCAGCTAAATCTTACAGGGGATATGGACAGATATGTCTGGACATTTAATAATAAAGCACTCACAGAAAGTGATAAAATCCTTGTGAGAAAAGGGGAAAAAGTCAGATTCATCTTAAAAAATGAAACTATGATGCGTCACCCTCTTCATCTCCACGGACATTTCTTCAGAGTTATAAATAATAACGGACCAAATTCCCCTCTGAAACACACAGTAGATATTCCTCCTATGCAGACCGTAGAGATAGAGTTTTTGGCCCAGGAGGAAAAAGATTGGTTTTTTCATTGTCATAATTTATACCATATGAAAACAGGTATGTCCAGGATAGTGAGCTATGACAGTGAGAACCTTTCCAAGGATTTGTCCAGCAAGCTTTCCTGGGACAGAAGATGGTTTTATAAGGGCTATATTTCTGGGGCCACAAATTATTCAGATATCAATATCACAGCATTTAATTCAAAAAACACCCTTTCTCTAATGGGAGAGGCATCCTATGAAGGAGAGCATGATATGGATATACAATATGGAAGATATATAAATCGAAATTTATCTTTAATTACAGGTTTTAATTTTGAGGAGGGTGAAGACGGAGAAGTAGACAACAGGGGATTTGTGGGTGTGGAGTATCTTCTTTCTCTGCTTATAGAGTCTGAAGTAAAGATTTATGATGACGGAGATCTGGAAACAGATTTTTCTAGTGAACTGCAACTCACAGACAGACTGCAGTTCAACTGGGAGTTGAATACTGATGGAGAGTATCTATTGGAGCTAGAATACAGATATAGAAAATGGATTTCTTTCATGGCAAATGTCCACTCAGAATATGATGAAGGGGTGGGGATAAAAATAAATTTTTAAGTTTGTTAAAATAAGATTTATGATGATGGATTTTGAAAACAATAAATTTATAGATAGTTTATTGCTAGGAGGTGTCTTAAATGAAAAAGATAACAATTAAAGGTATGATGTGCGGTCATTGTGTAGAAACCATCGAGAAAAAACTGAAATCCACAGAGGGTGTCGAAGATGTCAAAGTTTCTCTTGAGGAAAAGACGGCCTTTATTTCCGGCGAAGTTGAGAATGATCTGATTAAATCAGTAATTGAAGGAGAAGGATATCAGGTTATCTCTGTAGAAAATATTGAAGAATATCCGAAAGATAAAAAAGAAAAAAATAAAGATAAAAATTAATATTACTTTTTCTTTCCTTTTAAAAAATTTGATTTTATCCAATTCCAATTCATTCCCACATGAAAAAAAGCCAAAAATATAAACAAATATCCAAGTTTTGGGTGGACCAGATAAAATATTTCTGGAGGCATTAAACTTCTTAGAAAGACCACGGCTACAATGGATATAAAATTTATTAAAAGAAGTAGATTGATTATTTTAAGCAATGTAATTTTTTTCATAAAAACACCACCCATAAAAATTATCCTATTGCTATATTTGATTAAATCTGAATTTTCCTCTGTATAAAATAATGTATTAGTTGAGATAAAGTCAACTATCTATAAAAGCAAGTGGCAATTTAGTCCAATATAATAGGATTGATGTCATCTTTAAGGAGAGAATGCTTATGAGAATCCCAGTAAAAGAATTAAAAGATTATTCCATATTTTTAAAGCCATTCTTTTGGAGTCAAAAGAAGAGATATGGAAAAGTTCTGATTCCAGGTCTTCTCTGGGGAAGAGTCCCAAAACTTTTTGCAGCTGTAGCAGTTCTCTACGGAGTGTTAATCAGAAAGAAATCCCCCATAAGCCCTGTGATACGATCAATAGTAACGGTTAGGGTTTCCCAAATAAACTGGTGCCGTTTTTGTGTTGACATAAATTCCTCTACACTAGCTAAACTAACCAATTCAATGGATAAAGTTGAAAATCTTGAAAAGTGGAGGGAGTCTGACCTCTTTGATGACAGAGAGAGGGCTATCCTTGAGTACACCGAAGCGATAACATATTCAGACAGGGAGGTTACTGACGAGATGGTTGCCCTTCTAAAGAACTATTTTGATGAAGATGGCATAGTTGAGCTAACCGGCCTAATAGCTTTTCAGAATTTATCCAGTAAATTCAACGGCGCTCTGGATGTTGCTCCTCAGGGATTTTGCAAACTCCCTTCTGAAAATATAAAACATGAGACTTGAGGATTAAAAAATCTTGAGAGATAAATTTTGAACTATTATTAGGAGGTGAAAAAATGAAAAGGATATTATGGGTTATTTTGACGATATTCATTTTAATTAGCTGTTCTGGCAAAAATGATGAGAGAAAAATCAACCCCGATGATCACAAGGTAATTGGTGAGATTATTGATGGTGCAAGAGTTATAGAAGTAGAGGCATACCGCTTTGCCTTTGAACCGGATTATATAGTCGTAAATGCAGGGGAAAAAGTCACGCTTAATTTTACAACCCGGGATGTGACACATGGGTTTATGATTGAAAAGATGGGTATTGACGTGAATATAAATCCAGGAGAAATAAGTACTATAGAATTTACTCCAGAAAAAAGCGGAATTTATAAATTCCGGTGTTCAGTTCCTTGCGGAAGTGGGCATAAAGCGATGGTCGGGTATTTGATTGTAAAATAAGATAAAAGCTGCCGGAATTCCGGCAGCTTTTATCTTATTTTTTTAATTAGGCTCCCGCTTTTTACTGGCACTTGATTTATATTATCTATAATATATTGCCTACTCATATTCTGGCTTAAACATTGCATCATTGCTGTTTTTACAGACACAGAAACATTTTTAGAAAAAGCCAACATTGAAGTCAACAACATCGTAATCACTAATAAAATTATATAAATTTAATTATCTGTCTTAATGCTGGAATGCCAACGTTTCATGAGCAGTGAGTTACTTACCACAGAAACCGAGCTAAAAGCCATGGCGGCTCCAGCTATTATTGGACTTAATAAAAATCCTGTAAAAGGATAGAGAGCCCCTGCAGCCAGAGGAATTCCGAGACTGTTATAGAAAAATGCCCAAAATAAATTTTGCTTGATTTTTCTCATGGTATATTTTGACAGCTCCATTGCAACAACCACGTCTCTCAAATCCTCTTTTATAAGCACAATATCCCCAGACTCTATTGCAACATCGGTTCCTGAACCTATTGCTATTCCCAGGTCAGCCTGGGTAAGAGCAGGGGCATCATTTATTCCGTCCCCAACCATTGCAACCTTCTTGCCTTCCTCTTGAAGTTGTTTCACACTGTTTGCTTTGTCCTGAGGCAGAACCTCAGCCAGAACCCTTTTGATTCCCACCTGTTTTGCTATCGCCTCAGCTGTACGCCTGTTGTCACCTGTTATCATGATGGTTTCTATCCCATGTTTATTCAACGTTTCTATAGCTTTGGCCGAGTGCTCCTTCAATGTATCAGCTACAGCTATAATACCTGCCAACTTTTTATCTACAGCAATGAGCATGGCAGTCTTACCTTCAGTTTCAAGTTCTTCAAGCTTTTTTAAAGCCGATTCATAATCAACATTTTTTTCTTCCATAAGCTTCCGGTTTCCGAAATCGATCCACATATCCTTGTATCTGACCTCTATACCCTTTCCGGTAATTGAATTAAACTCATCTGGGGTGTCGATTTTTATCTGTTTCTCCTTTGCATGGGCAACTATCGCTTCCCCTAGAGGATGCTCCGAATTTTTTTCGGCAACTGCCGCAAAGATAAGTATTTCATCCTGAGAGAACTCTGATACTGTAACAATATCTGTCACCTGAGGTTCTCCCTTTGTAAGAGTCCCCGTTTTATCAAAAACTATAGTATCTATTTTTTGTGCCATCTGGAGACTCTCTGCATTTTTAAAGAGTATCCCTGCTTCAGCTCCTTTTCCGGTTCCGACCATTATAGCGGTAGGAGTTGCCAAACCTAGGGCACATGGACAGGCGATTATTAAAACTGCCACGAATATTGTGAGAGCAAAGGTAAATCCTCCTACAAAGTACCACATTATACTTGATATAATTGCTATACTTACCACGATAGGTACAAAATAAGCTGATATTATATCGGCAAGCTTTTGTATGGGAGCCTTGCTCCCCTGAGCATCCTCTACCATTTTTATGATCTGGGCAAGTGCCGTATCGACTCCTACCTTGGTTGCTTTGAATTTAAAGCTTCCGGTTTTATTCATTGTGGCACCGACTACTCTGTCCCCTTCGGATTTTTCAACAGGAATACTTTCACCGGTTAGCATACTCTCGTCCACACTGGAATGTCCCTCTACTATATCTCCATCAACAGGAATCTTTTGACCAGGTTTAACTACTACTACATCTCCTACCATCACTTCTTCAGCGGGAATCTCAATTTCATTACCATCTCTTATAATCAGTGCGGTTTTGGCGGAAAGACTCATAAGTTTTTTTATGGCCTCACTTGTTTTGCCCTTAGCTTTCGCTTCGAGGAACCTTCCAAGCAAAATAAAGGCTACCAGAAGACCGGCCACCTCAAAGTATAGCTGGTCATGTCTCCTTTTTAACATAGCCCAGATACTATATATGAATGCCGACCCTGTACCAATGGCCACTAGAGTATCCATATTTGCAGTTTTTGCTTTTATAATAGATTTTAGACCTTTTGTGTAGAACTCATAACCTACAAGTATTATGGGAATCGTGATTAAAAACTGTATTACTCCCATGTGTTTGTTTATGATATCGTTAATTGGAAGCCCCATATGTGGACCCATGGCAAAATATAACAAAGGCAGACCCAGAATCATAGCGATACTTGTTTTATATTTTAATGAACGGATCTCTTTTTCTCTTGCCTCTTTTTCTTTGTCCTGATTTTCAGTTTCCAAAAAATTGTCATAACCCGCATCTTTTATTATCTTTCTTATCTTCGCGGAGTCAATTATTTTTGGATCATATTCTATTGTAGCCTTTTCCGTTGGTAGCAGAGTTTTTCCACTTATTCCAGAGAGTTTCTCCAGAGCTGATCCCACGATCCCCATACAGTGTGGATTGTCCATCCCTATGATTTTCAGTTTCATAGTGGCAGTAGATTCAGGTTTTTTTACCTTATAACCGCTGTCAACGATTATTTTTTTCAAATCTTCTTCACTGATTTTATCAGGGAAGTAGTTCACAGTGGCTTTTCTGGTAGCAAGATTGACATTGACATCTTTTATCCCTTCGGTATTTTTTATATTTTTTTCTATCTTGGTGGCACAGGAACCGCAGGTCATGTCCTCTATCTCGATAACGCATTTAGTAGCTGCTTTCATTTTTTCTTCAGGATTTTCTATCTTTTTATGTTGGAATTCCTCATAGCATTTTTTGCTGCAAAAATAATAGGTGGTGCCATCCTTGTCCAGTTTAAATTTAGATTTTTCTGGATCCACTTCCATACCGCAAACAGGATCTTTTGCCATAAATATCACTCCTTATTAAAAATAGAGATACATACATTTTAGATCACATATACTGTTTTTTCCTTAAGTCACCTTTTTTTTGAGAAATTTTGAATTGGCGTATGGTTTTCACATTTTATAAATTTTACAGAAGCTTTATTGCCCCTTAGACAGTTTGGACTCTTGCGCGAATTAATATTAAAGAGCAACGATATGACTAGAAGAAGATACTCTATGGAAGAAAAAGAAAGGATATTGGAAGAAGTTAAACTTGTTAAGAATAGAAGAGCCGTGGCAGCTAAGTATAATTTGGCTGAAAGTACCATCAGAGGGTGGGAAAAAAAGCTTTCTCAGAAAGAATTTGGGCAACAGAAGGATTTAAGTAAAATTAATAAAACCCTTGAGACTGAAAATAAGGCACTGAAGGAAATTTCTGCTGAAAAAGATCTTGAAATCAAGATTTTGAAGGATGTGTTAAAAAAGATGTAACCACTATTTTTAAGTATCAAGTAGCAAAGCATTGGATTGACGAGGGTAATAAACCGTCCTTAGTCCTGAGATAAGAAGGCCTATCGGCTATGTAAAGAATTAAAACTTCTCCAAAAATATCTACCTCAGCCCAAAGAAAAAAGGTTCTAGCTACAAGTAAAAAGGTCAAATCATCAAACAAATTATGGAAATAGACGTGGAGTATGGATATATCCATGGAATCGAAAGATTATTCTACGTTTATGAAATTATCGATGTTTTGATAGAAGTATAATTGATTACCACATCGGGTTCTCCTGTACTGCGGAAGATGTTTGCAAATCTTTAATTAGAGCTGTTAACAGGAGATTAGAACTCATACCTGAGGAACTCTATATTAGAAGTGACAACGGGTCCCAGTTTACTAGCAAATTATTTTGAGACACTTGCAGACCTCTAGGAATAAATCATGAAAGAATCCCCAATGCTATCCCTGATAAAAATGCTCATATAGAGTCATTTCATAGTATTTTAGAGCTGGAAGTCTTTGGTTATAAGTATTTTGAAAGTTTTCAAGAAGCCTATAAAGAGATGCAGGAATTTATAGATTTCTATAATACAAAAAGAATTCATGGAAGTTTAAAATATATGACTCCCCAGGAATTCTATGAGAAATACAAAGGAAAAGAATCAGAGAAATTTAAAGTAGCAGCGTAAAACGCGCAAACTAAGGAAATAAGTCCAATAATTAGGGGGTCAAACCGGTTTTAAGGTGCCTTGTTCTGTTTCTATTTATTTTCGCTATTCCTTATACTGAGATTATACCTTTTTGATATTTTCTGCAGCAATTCACCTATGAAACACTGGTAAATTATATTAAAATTAGTAAAAAATAGTTTCTGACACCTTAAAAATGAGATTTAATTTTGATTGATTCTGTTGATGTATATTATAACTATTAATTATAATAAATTAGTGATTAATTAAAAAGACACCTCAAAAGAGTGCCTAAAACTACTGGGTTTGGATAGACTATACTTCAAATGACTAGAAAGCGTATCTTTTAAATTCACACTAAATTCTTGAAAATCTCTGTGAATATATTTTAGCATTTTTAATTATACAAAAACATTCTTCATAATAATTAAAACTATTGGAACAGAAATTAGCATTAACAGGGTGGTTTGAGCAACTCCTCTTACAGCCAATTGAGTATCACAGTTTTTTTCTTCTGAAAATATAACAGTCAGTGACCCTGATGGCAGTGCAGTAAGAAGTACAATAATCAGGGCAATATCTCTTTCAATTTTAAAAACAGATAAAACTAAACACATTACAAATGGCAATAAAATTAATCTGAAAAAAGATATAATATAAGGGTACTTTTCAGTAAAGATACTTCTAAAATCCATTCTCGAGACTTCACAGCCGATAATTATCATTGATAAAGGCACTATCATAGAACCAACCATTGAAAGAGATTCACCTACAAAATTAGGCAATCTGAATGGCAGAATATAAAGAAAAACTGACAGAAGAGAAATCAAAATTATTTTATTAAAAATAACTTTTTTTCTTTTAGTTTTATCTCCCAATTCCATAAGATAAATACCTAAAGAAAAGA
It contains:
- a CDS encoding AEC family transporter, whose translation is MVNQLIELFGKIILMMGLGFTLERVGTITEEMKKNLSKLLMEAVLPASILASAFQPFEKENFLGIAIVFGVSALYYLISLGILILISKKIKGDWGFKSVFINLIVFANVGFIGFPLLVELFGQKGLLYGVAYNVSYQIFFFSLGIYLMELGDKTKRKKVIFNKIILISLLSVFLYILPFRLPNFVGESLSMVGSMIVPLSMIIIGCEVSRMDFRSIFTEKYPYIISFFRLILLPFVMCLVLSVFKIERDIALIIVLLTALPSGSLTVIFSEEKNCDTQLAVRGVAQTTLLMLISVPIVLIIMKNVFV
- a CDS encoding heavy metal translocating P-type ATPase, translated to MAKDPVCGMEVDPEKSKFKLDKDGTTYYFCSKKCYEEFQHKKIENPEEKMKAATKCVIEIEDMTCGSCATKIEKNIKNTEGIKDVNVNLATRKATVNYFPDKISEEDLKKIIVDSGYKVKKPESTATMKLKIIGMDNPHCMGIVGSALEKLSGISGKTLLPTEKATIEYDPKIIDSAKIRKIIKDAGYDNFLETENQDKEKEAREKEIRSLKYKTSIAMILGLPLLYFAMGPHMGLPINDIINKHMGVIQFLITIPIILVGYEFYTKGLKSIIKAKTANMDTLVAIGTGSAFIYSIWAMLKRRHDQLYFEVAGLLVAFILLGRFLEAKAKGKTSEAIKKLMSLSAKTALIIRDGNEIEIPAEEVMVGDVVVVKPGQKIPVDGDIVEGHSSVDESMLTGESIPVEKSEGDRVVGATMNKTGSFKFKATKVGVDTALAQIIKMVEDAQGSKAPIQKLADIISAYFVPIVVSIAIISSIMWYFVGGFTFALTIFVAVLIIACPCALGLATPTAIMVGTGKGAEAGILFKNAESLQMAQKIDTIVFDKTGTLTKGEPQVTDIVTVSEFSQDEILIFAAVAEKNSEHPLGEAIVAHAKEKQIKIDTPDEFNSITGKGIEVRYKDMWIDFGNRKLMEEKNVDYESALKKLEELETEGKTAMLIAVDKKLAGIIAVADTLKEHSAKAIETLNKHGIETIMITGDNRRTAEAIAKQVGIKRVLAEVLPQDKANSVKQLQEEGKKVAMVGDGINDAPALTQADLGIAIGSGTDVAIESGDIVLIKEDLRDVVVAMELSKYTMRKIKQNLFWAFFYNSLGIPLAAGALYPFTGFLLSPIIAGAAMAFSSVSVVSNSLLMKRWHSSIKTDN
- a CDS encoding IS3 family transposase produces the protein MESFHSILELEVFGYKYFESFQEAYKEMQEFIDFYNTKRIHGSLKYMTPQEFYEKYKGKESEKFKVAA